One genomic region from candidate division WOR-3 bacterium encodes:
- a CDS encoding PQQ-binding-like beta-propeller repeat protein, translated as MKSYSSMMLGLVVTLGLAQVDTVWFRHHQYSPSYSYQFMRPAKTLVVDAEGASYVCAYGQFGTSSYDFIVLKYSGNGKLIWETSYEAGGTEVAYAMAVDEQGAVYVTGQTSTSSSSSQVLTVKWKPDGTLAWARKVSGTGTSYYNFGYAIAVYSGAVYVAGQLTSSLSGPDMALLKLDAGTGEVKWTRTISASSSGSRYEAAYDIRVSPTGAIFIAGRTFGSVSSSFNATFARYDTEGNKLWQQNFNSGSEVEEVVNRICLVGDLVVGTGYVLRGSNQDVLTLAYRSDGQFQWKQEYNGPGSSADRGNDIAADPCGDIVLCGLASGGAGPDALVLKYRQDGALLWAKLYDSGLGTDEAMALDIDAWGGVVVATQVTPGPTPAPPFTVVKFSVDGNLAWQFLLNSTAESGPNSAQDVVLTRDAVIAAGITTWPYPNYSDPSVFKLVEVPDVGIENLLTPTLPPNPGEVVTPRATVRNYSTLPANLSCQLDIADGYSSERPVSLAPNEQKTVVFEDWTPGAHGNWRWECYTRLGLDYNRTNDTVRQLVYVNGPAVDAGVTVLIEPHSNIPAQSSVTPRARFRNFGTAVVDVWAFLSINLGGTCLYRDSVPIVGLEPNGSDTMIQFRGWVARQPGFLTARCSTWTEADQYVCNDTLSLSFAVLNEPIGRWTRLPDVPLGSSNEVVYTGGGLAVDDQALYVLKGYQTRELHIYSLGTQRWTTVESVPLGAAGRPVYKGGALVADGLGRVHVVKGNKTFEFWRFDPVVGWTAAADIPEGPKGKAPKGGTGLAYAVVNDTGYVYLLKGSGRAEFYRYNTIRDTWDSLPEAPAGASGKAKYGDGSALAFDGISTIYCLKGKYNEVFAFDVAIGQWRPGQLPDVPLAGADGRQRKVKHGGDITWAKGKLGVLKGGNTCQFWVLEPADSTWYEYPPVPQASEDPKRIKAGGGLEFAAGRYYALKGNKTRELWRFDPAIVHDDDIGQHLKRGTMVSTNQSAGNLAFLSLSPSSAFGRLHFNRPLSNPATLTVFDAIGRVGVKTVVAAGRCSAFLDLRQLAAGVYFLTVEEGNQRLEQKLVIVR; from the coding sequence ATGAAGAGCTATTCATCCATGATGCTTGGACTTGTCGTCACGCTGGGACTGGCCCAAGTGGATACTGTCTGGTTCCGTCACCATCAGTATTCGCCCAGCTATTCCTACCAGTTCATGAGGCCGGCTAAGACCCTAGTAGTTGACGCCGAAGGCGCAAGCTATGTGTGTGCATACGGTCAGTTCGGGACCAGTTCCTATGACTTCATCGTCCTGAAGTATAGCGGCAACGGCAAACTGATCTGGGAAACTTCTTACGAAGCTGGCGGTACTGAAGTTGCGTATGCGATGGCGGTTGATGAACAGGGTGCGGTCTATGTGACGGGTCAGACCAGCACCAGTAGCTCGAGCTCTCAAGTCCTCACAGTGAAATGGAAGCCGGATGGAACGCTGGCCTGGGCAAGAAAGGTGAGTGGCACTGGCACATCGTATTACAATTTCGGGTACGCGATCGCCGTGTACTCGGGCGCAGTGTATGTTGCCGGCCAACTAACATCCAGTCTGTCCGGCCCAGACATGGCGCTCCTAAAGCTCGATGCCGGGACCGGAGAGGTGAAATGGACGAGAACCATATCAGCAAGCAGCAGTGGTAGCCGTTACGAGGCAGCTTATGATATCCGTGTCAGTCCGACAGGTGCAATATTCATCGCGGGACGAACCTTCGGGAGCGTCAGCAGCAGCTTCAACGCGACCTTTGCGCGATACGACACCGAGGGCAACAAGCTGTGGCAGCAGAACTTCAATTCCGGTAGCGAGGTGGAAGAGGTGGTGAACCGGATATGCCTTGTCGGAGACTTGGTGGTTGGGACAGGGTATGTACTGCGCGGGTCAAATCAGGATGTGCTGACTCTGGCCTATCGGAGCGACGGTCAGTTTCAGTGGAAGCAGGAGTATAATGGCCCAGGCAGTTCTGCGGACCGCGGCAACGACATTGCGGCTGACCCGTGCGGCGATATCGTGCTATGCGGGCTGGCAAGTGGCGGTGCCGGTCCAGATGCCCTGGTACTGAAGTACCGTCAAGACGGAGCGTTGCTCTGGGCCAAGTTGTATGACTCAGGCCTTGGTACGGACGAGGCGATGGCGCTGGACATTGATGCGTGGGGCGGCGTCGTAGTTGCTACTCAAGTGACTCCTGGCCCGACCCCGGCACCGCCGTTCACAGTGGTAAAGTTCTCCGTGGACGGCAACCTGGCCTGGCAGTTTCTTCTCAACTCTACGGCTGAGAGTGGCCCGAACAGCGCTCAAGATGTCGTGCTGACTCGTGATGCAGTGATTGCAGCAGGCATTACCACTTGGCCTTACCCCAACTACAGTGACCCCTCGGTATTCAAGCTCGTTGAAGTTCCGGATGTCGGGATTGAAAACCTTCTAACACCGACTTTGCCGCCAAACCCGGGTGAAGTCGTGACGCCGCGGGCAACGGTCCGGAACTACAGCACGCTACCCGCAAACCTGTCCTGCCAGCTCGACATCGCCGACGGTTACTCAAGTGAGCGGCCGGTGAGCCTTGCTCCGAACGAGCAGAAAACCGTCGTGTTCGAAGACTGGACCCCAGGAGCACACGGCAATTGGCGCTGGGAGTGTTACACCAGGCTTGGCCTCGACTATAACCGAACGAATGACACGGTGCGTCAGCTAGTCTACGTAAATGGACCAGCAGTTGACGCTGGTGTGACTGTGTTGATCGAGCCTCATAGTAACATTCCGGCCCAGTCGTCAGTGACACCGCGGGCGCGATTTCGCAATTTCGGCACAGCTGTGGTTGATGTCTGGGCATTTCTGTCCATCAACCTCGGCGGCACGTGCCTTTATCGTGACTCGGTGCCCATAGTCGGGCTGGAACCAAACGGCAGCGACACTATGATCCAGTTTCGCGGCTGGGTAGCACGCCAGCCAGGGTTTCTGACCGCCCGTTGCTCGACATGGACCGAAGCGGACCAGTACGTTTGCAATGACACTCTGAGCCTCAGTTTTGCGGTTCTCAACGAGCCGATTGGCCGTTGGACCCGACTTCCGGACGTGCCGCTCGGGTCTTCAAACGAGGTGGTGTACACCGGCGGCGGCCTAGCGGTGGACGACCAGGCACTGTACGTGCTCAAGGGCTACCAGACCAGGGAACTTCACATCTATTCGCTCGGCACCCAGCGTTGGACAACAGTTGAATCGGTGCCGTTGGGCGCGGCCGGTAGACCAGTGTACAAGGGCGGTGCTTTGGTGGCCGACGGCCTCGGCCGAGTGCATGTGGTCAAAGGTAACAAGACCTTCGAGTTCTGGCGGTTTGATCCGGTTGTCGGCTGGACGGCCGCGGCCGACATCCCCGAGGGTCCCAAGGGCAAGGCGCCTAAGGGCGGAACTGGGCTGGCCTACGCGGTTGTAAATGACACTGGGTATGTGTACCTACTCAAAGGCTCGGGTCGAGCTGAATTCTACCGATACAACACCATCCGAGACACATGGGACTCATTGCCGGAAGCACCAGCCGGAGCGAGCGGCAAGGCGAAATATGGGGACGGTAGCGCGCTGGCCTTCGACGGCATAAGTACAATCTATTGTCTCAAGGGTAAGTACAATGAGGTGTTCGCGTTTGACGTAGCGATCGGCCAGTGGCGGCCCGGACAGTTGCCCGATGTACCCCTTGCTGGCGCAGATGGACGACAGCGCAAGGTCAAACACGGCGGAGACATTACTTGGGCGAAAGGTAAACTCGGGGTGTTGAAAGGCGGCAACACCTGCCAGTTCTGGGTCTTGGAGCCGGCTGATTCCACCTGGTACGAGTACCCGCCCGTGCCTCAAGCATCCGAGGACCCGAAGCGGATCAAGGCCGGTGGCGGCCTGGAATTCGCGGCCGGCAGATATTACGCGCTGAAGGGCAACAAGACAAGAGAGTTGTGGCGTTTCGACCCAGCAATAGTCCATGACGATGACATCGGGCAGCATCTCAAGCGTGGAACAATGGTAAGTACCAACCAGTCCGCAGGCAATCTTGCGTTTCTTTCACTCAGCCCGAGTTCCGCGTTCGGACGCCTCCACTTCAACCGGCCGTTGTCCAACCCTGCTACCTTGACAGTCTTCGATGCAATCGGTAGGGTTGGCGTGAAAACAGTTGTTGCCGCGGGAAGGTGCAGCGCGTTCCTTGACCTCCGTCAGCTTGCCGCCGGTGTATATTTTCTCACCGTCGAGGAAGGCAATCAGCGACTTGAACAGAAGCTAGTCATCGTACGCTAG
- the ftcD gene encoding glutamate formimidoyltransferase, which translates to MRRIVECVPNFSEGRRPEVIEQIVGEIRSVNGVSMLDQEMDADHNRAVVSFVGEPEAVLEAAFKAVKKAAELIDLNQHKGEHPRIGATDVVPFVPISGVNQAECIELARRLAKKIADELSIPTYLYELAATRPDRQDLAVIRSGEFEGLREAIRTDPNRAPDFGRPELHPTAGATVVGVRAPLIAYNVYLGTTDLKVAEKIAKAIRHRNGGYRFVKALGFAIKERNCVQVSINMTDYTQTPLYRVFETVKREAERYGVNVLESEIVGLVPQAALNACAQFYLQLNSFSRDQILENKLVPAKGVPDFLAELASSEPVPGGGSAAALAGAVGCALLTMVAKLSIGKKGYEEFQDEFTRARDRLVPMRERFLALVDEDAESFRRVMKAYKLPKMTEADRQERAKAISDALKVAAETPFRTMKLALEALRQAKPIVCYGNKNSVTDAGVGTMQLDTCFRGARLNVLTNLPSILDKDFVTEKREALDEMASEAETLVREYQDTVSRRMTGD; encoded by the coding sequence ATGCGCAGAATTGTAGAGTGCGTTCCCAATTTCAGCGAGGGCCGCAGGCCCGAAGTCATCGAACAGATTGTGGGTGAGATAAGGTCGGTGAACGGTGTTTCGATGCTCGATCAGGAGATGGACGCGGACCACAACCGTGCGGTCGTGAGCTTTGTCGGCGAGCCGGAGGCGGTGCTCGAGGCCGCTTTCAAGGCCGTAAAGAAAGCAGCCGAGCTTATTGACCTGAACCAGCACAAAGGTGAGCATCCGAGAATCGGCGCAACCGATGTGGTACCGTTCGTGCCGATTTCCGGAGTGAATCAGGCCGAGTGCATCGAGCTGGCCAGGCGGCTGGCCAAGAAGATAGCCGACGAGCTTTCGATCCCGACGTACCTGTATGAGCTGGCCGCAACCCGGCCGGACCGGCAGGACCTGGCAGTCATCAGAAGCGGCGAGTTCGAGGGGCTGCGCGAGGCAATCAGGACCGACCCGAACCGGGCGCCGGATTTCGGCCGGCCTGAGCTGCATCCGACTGCGGGTGCGACGGTAGTCGGCGTGAGAGCGCCGCTCATTGCCTATAACGTCTATCTGGGTACGACCGACCTCAAGGTTGCGGAGAAAATCGCTAAGGCGATACGGCACCGCAATGGCGGCTACCGGTTTGTCAAGGCGCTCGGCTTCGCAATCAAGGAGCGGAATTGTGTTCAGGTGTCAATCAACATGACCGATTATACTCAGACGCCTTTGTACCGCGTGTTTGAGACGGTGAAGCGCGAGGCCGAGCGGTACGGGGTGAACGTGCTGGAGTCGGAAATCGTCGGGCTGGTGCCGCAGGCGGCGCTGAATGCCTGTGCCCAGTTCTACCTGCAATTGAACAGCTTCAGCCGTGACCAGATTCTTGAAAACAAGCTCGTACCGGCCAAGGGCGTGCCTGACTTTCTCGCTGAGTTGGCGTCCTCCGAGCCGGTGCCAGGCGGCGGTTCGGCCGCGGCATTGGCCGGTGCAGTCGGCTGTGCGCTCTTGACGATGGTCGCCAAGCTATCAATCGGCAAGAAGGGGTACGAGGAATTCCAGGACGAGTTCACGCGGGCGCGCGACCGGCTGGTACCGATGCGGGAACGATTCCTGGCGCTCGTGGACGAGGATGCCGAGTCGTTCAGGCGGGTAATGAAGGCGTACAAGCTGCCGAAGATGACCGAAGCGGATAGGCAGGAGCGGGCCAAGGCGATCAGCGATGCGCTGAAGGTTGCGGCTGAAACGCCGTTTCGCACGATGAAACTGGCGCTCGAGGCGCTACGGCAGGCGAAGCCGATTGTCTGTTACGGCAACAAGAATTCGGTGACCGACGCGGGCGTGGGCACGATGCAGCTCGACACGTGTTTTCGCGGGGCGCGGCTGAACGTGCTGACGAATCTGCCGAGTATCCTGG